A single Methanofollis fontis DNA region contains:
- a CDS encoding restriction endonuclease subunit S, giving the protein MRPEALLLDHFAALAAAPGGVAKLRQLILQLAVQGRLVPQDPADEPASVLLERIAAEKRRLVREGVIKKAKPLPAVDEVPFAVPAGWVWTRLEEIGTINPRNKGIPDDMDTSFVPMTLISEKYGSKICSEPRKWREIKNGGYTHFANNDVVCAKITPCFQNGKSAVIDDLIGGIGAGTTELHVFRSHCDLLNPFYVLIYLKSPGFINNGVSKMTGSAGQKRVPREYFSRNPFPLPPLPEQHRIVAKVDTLMALCDALEARQAEQRETHTNLGTAALAALSEAEAFEDAWALVAGNFDLIFDSRENVAALRQTVFSLAIKGFLTSDWRFTHSDIEQIEVPFHNVSKQSKKNSNEDARGFFSIPDLWEWLSTHAVGEVKLGRQRSPKNHTGPYMRPYLRVANVYEDRIDTNDVLEMNFSPKEYEIFRLQFGDILLNEGQSRELVGRPAIYRNEVPGACFQNTLVRFRPFKIVIPEYALIVFRCYLHAGKFLKIAKQTTNIAHLGANRFSKMPFPLPPLPEQHRIVAKVDALMALCDALDARIAEREETGTRLIEAVVGSCAS; this is encoded by the coding sequence ATGAGACCTGAAGCCCTCCTCCTCGACCACTTCGCCGCCCTCGCTGCGGCGCCGGGGGGCGTGGCGAAACTGCGGCAACTGATCCTGCAACTGGCGGTGCAGGGGCGCCTGGTGCCGCAGGATCCGGCGGACGAACCGGCGTCGGTGCTGCTGGAGCGGATCGCGGCGGAGAAGCGGCGGCTGGTGCGGGAGGGCGTGATCAAGAAGGCGAAGCCTTTGCCGGCGGTTGATGAGGTGCCGTTTGCGGTGCCGGCGGGGTGGGTGTGGACGAGGCTCGAAGAGATTGGTACAATTAATCCGAGAAACAAAGGAATCCCGGATGACATGGATACCTCCTTTGTTCCTATGACTCTTATCTCTGAAAAGTACGGATCAAAAATATGCTCTGAACCTCGTAAGTGGAGAGAAATCAAGAATGGTGGATATACACATTTTGCTAACAATGACGTAGTTTGTGCAAAAATAACTCCCTGTTTTCAAAATGGAAAATCTGCTGTAATAGATGATCTAATTGGCGGCATAGGAGCTGGAACCACTGAGTTACATGTGTTCCGTTCACATTGCGACCTTTTAAACCCTTTTTACGTATTGATTTATCTCAAATCTCCTGGATTCATAAATAATGGCGTTTCAAAGATGACCGGATCAGCAGGTCAGAAGAGGGTTCCCAGAGAGTATTTCTCAAGGAATCCATTCCCCCTCCCCCCGCTCCCCGAGCAGCACCGCATCGTCGCAAAGGTCGACACCCTCATGGCTCTCTGCGACGCCCTCGAAGCACGGCAGGCAGAGCAGCGGGAGACGCACACGAACCTCGGCACGGCGGCGCTCGCCGCCCTTTCAGAGGCGGAGGCGTTCGAGGACGCCTGGGCGCTTGTCGCCGGGAACTTCGACCTGATCTTCGACTCCCGCGAGAACGTGGCGGCGCTGCGGCAGACGGTATTTTCATTGGCAATTAAAGGGTTTTTAACATCTGATTGGCGGTTTACACATTCAGATATAGAGCAAATTGAAGTGCCGTTTCATAATGTGTCAAAACAATCAAAAAAGAATTCAAATGAAGATGCACGGGGATTCTTCAGCATTCCAGATCTGTGGGAATGGTTGTCCACACATGCTGTAGGAGAAGTAAAACTAGGCCGTCAACGATCCCCTAAAAACCACACCGGCCCTTATATGAGACCCTATCTCCGCGTTGCAAATGTCTATGAAGATAGAATTGATACCAATGATGTTTTGGAGATGAATTTTTCACCAAAAGAATATGAGATATTTAGACTTCAGTTTGGAGATATCTTATTAAATGAAGGTCAGAGTAGAGAATTAGTGGGAAGGCCAGCGATATATCGAAATGAAGTGCCAGGAGCATGTTTCCAGAACACGTTAGTTCGTTTTCGACCATTCAAGATTGTTATCCCGGAGTATGCATTGATCGTCTTTAGGTGTTACTTGCATGCTGGAAAGTTTCTAAAAATCGCAAAACAGACAACAAACATTGCTCATCTTGGAGCAAATAGATTCTCAAAAATGCCATTCCCCCTCCCCCCGCTCCCCGAACAACACCGCATCGTCGCCAAAGTCGACGCCCTCATGGCCCTCTGCGACGCCCTCGACGCCCGCATCGCCGAGCGGGAGGAGACCGGCACCAGACTGATCGAGGCGGTCGTCGGTTCGTGCGCCTCCTGA
- a CDS encoding RNA-binding domain-containing protein — translation MPGDLDAQLREMMDLPAETEWIEFKEAKTDYGFDKIGKYFSALSNEANLHGKPAGWLIFGVTDRPPRTIVDSHYRLTPPGLDRLKEEIAQHTNHRISFAAVHELMVEGKRVVMFQIPPAPRGVPTTWKGYAYGRNHESLEPLALYEIEAIRRQAPQDDWSAEVCESATFADLDPDAIAFAREKYKEKHRDLADEVDEWDDSTFLTEAKVCVQGRVTNAALILLGRSEAASLLSPAVAHIVWVLRDEGGDNVDYAHFGPPLILAVDRVFQKVRNLTVRHISGETLFPLEVTQYDPWVIREALHNCIAHQDYRQAARITVTERPGSLMFTNRGEFIPGTVLNVIERDMPPDRYRNPFLANAMVELNMIDTVGSGIRRMFRKQWDRNFPMPDYDLDEEGMVQVTIPGRVIDERYTRMLIEHKDLTLMDVIALDRVQKGYPIPKEERDLLRKKNLIEGRHPNLYVSEIVAAKTDTRADYIRNRSFDRAYFKDMVVEYLLAYHEAKRGEIENLLLDKVSDALNEEQKRRFIKDLLQEMRKEGTITTVGRTRGATWVLTPGTRDDA, via the coding sequence ATGCCGGGGGATCTGGATGCTCAACTGCGGGAGATGATGGATCTTCCGGCCGAGACCGAGTGGATTGAGTTCAAGGAAGCAAAAACCGATTATGGTTTCGACAAAATCGGCAAATATTTTTCGGCGTTGAGCAACGAGGCCAATCTGCACGGGAAGCCGGCAGGCTGGCTGATCTTCGGCGTCACCGACCGTCCGCCCAGGACGATTGTCGACTCACACTACCGCCTCACCCCGCCGGGCCTCGATCGTCTCAAGGAGGAGATTGCGCAGCATACGAATCACCGTATCTCGTTTGCCGCCGTTCACGAACTCATGGTCGAGGGGAAACGGGTGGTGATGTTCCAGATCCCTCCGGCCCCGCGTGGCGTTCCGACGACGTGGAAAGGTTATGCCTACGGCCGGAACCATGAGTCTCTCGAACCGCTTGCCCTCTATGAGATCGAGGCAATACGCCGGCAGGCCCCGCAGGACGACTGGTCGGCGGAGGTCTGCGAGAGTGCAACATTCGCGGATCTCGATCCCGATGCGATCGCCTTTGCGCGGGAGAAATACAAGGAGAAACACCGGGATCTTGCAGACGAGGTCGATGAGTGGGACGACAGTACGTTCCTTACAGAGGCGAAGGTCTGTGTTCAGGGCCGGGTGACGAATGCCGCACTCATCCTTCTGGGCAGGAGCGAGGCGGCGTCTCTCCTCTCGCCTGCCGTTGCGCATATTGTCTGGGTGCTCAGGGACGAGGGCGGGGATAACGTCGATTATGCCCATTTCGGGCCGCCGCTGATCCTCGCGGTCGACCGGGTCTTTCAGAAGGTCAGGAATCTTACGGTCCGCCATATTTCAGGGGAAACCCTCTTTCCTCTGGAGGTGACGCAGTACGACCCCTGGGTGATCCGCGAGGCGCTGCACAACTGCATCGCCCACCAGGATTACCGGCAGGCGGCTCGCATCACGGTGACCGAGCGGCCGGGTTCTCTGATGTTTACCAACCGCGGCGAGTTTATTCCGGGGACGGTGCTGAATGTGATCGAGCGCGATATGCCGCCTGACCGCTACCGGAATCCCTTCCTTGCGAATGCGATGGTGGAGTTGAATATGATCGACACCGTCGGCAGCGGGATCAGGCGGATGTTTCGGAAGCAGTGGGACCGCAATTTCCCGATGCCTGATTATGATCTCGATGAGGAGGGGATGGTGCAGGTCACGATTCCGGGCCGGGTGATCGATGAGCGCTACACCCGGATGCTGATCGAGCATAAGGATCTGACGCTTATGGATGTGATCGCCCTCGATCGGGTGCAGAAGGGGTATCCGATCCCGAAGGAGGAGCGGGATCTCCTGCGGAAGAAGAACCTGATCGAGGGGCGGCATCCGAACCTGTATGTTTCGGAGATTGTGGCAGCAAAAACCGATACACGGGCTGATTATATTCGAAATCGGTCGTTTGATAGGGCATATTTCAAGGATATGGTGGTGGAATACCTCCTGGCGTATCATGAGGCGAAGAGAGGGGAGATAGAAAACCTGTTGCTGGACAAGGTTTCCGATGCTCTGAATGAGGAGCAAAAGCGCCGGTTCATCAAGGATCTGCTTCAGGAGATGCGGAAGGAGGGGACGATCACGACGGTCGGGAGGACGAGGGGAGCGACGTGGGTGCTCACCCCCGGCACCCGGGATGATGCATGA
- a CDS encoding type I restriction-modification system subunit M, translating into MSISTTIKGIQDIMRKDAGVDGDAQRISQIGWMLFLKIFDDREQEYELLDDGYVSPIPGRLRWRAWAADAEGVTGDALLDFVNNDLFPTLKDLQPRLDGSGVEHVIRGVFADSYNYMKNGTLIRQVANKINEIDFNSSKDRHLFGDIYEKILKDLQSAGNAGEYYTPRAVTQFMVDMADPQLGEVVLDPACGTGGFLTSTIDNIRSAQVKTVEDEQLLQRSIHGIEKKPLPHLLCTTNMMLHGIDVPVQVRHDNALARPLRDYGPRDRVDVVVTNPPFGGMEEDGIESNFPSAFQTRETADLFLVLIAHLLKDGGRAAIVLPDGTLFGEGVKTRVKEKLLSECNLHTIVRLPNGVFNPYTGIRTNLLFFTKGEPTREVWYYEHPYPEGYKSYSKTKPIRIEEFEAEKAWWEHREENEHAWRVPIAEIVRNNYNLDIKNPNTPVEENGDPVKLLARYRAVSAAVEETREKLKEELTQSLMRAE; encoded by the coding sequence ATGTCGATCAGCACGACCATCAAGGGCATTCAGGACATTATGCGCAAAGACGCCGGGGTGGACGGCGACGCCCAGCGGATCAGCCAGATCGGCTGGATGCTGTTTTTGAAGATCTTTGACGACCGGGAGCAGGAGTATGAACTCCTCGACGACGGGTATGTCTCGCCGATTCCGGGGCGGTTGCGGTGGCGGGCCTGGGCGGCGGATGCCGAGGGAGTGACGGGAGACGCCCTGCTGGATTTCGTGAACAATGACCTGTTTCCGACGCTGAAGGATCTCCAGCCGCGGCTCGACGGCTCCGGGGTGGAGCATGTGATCCGGGGCGTGTTTGCGGACTCGTACAACTATATGAAGAACGGGACGCTGATCCGGCAGGTGGCGAACAAGATCAACGAGATCGATTTCAACAGTTCGAAGGACCGCCACCTCTTCGGCGATATCTACGAGAAGATCCTGAAAGACCTCCAGAGTGCGGGGAATGCCGGCGAGTATTATACGCCGCGTGCGGTGACGCAGTTCATGGTGGATATGGCGGACCCGCAGCTGGGGGAGGTCGTGCTGGACCCGGCGTGCGGGACCGGGGGTTTTCTGACCTCGACGATCGATAACATCAGGTCGGCGCAGGTGAAGACGGTGGAGGACGAACAACTGCTCCAGCGTTCGATTCACGGGATCGAGAAGAAGCCGCTGCCGCACCTGCTCTGCACGACGAATATGATGCTGCACGGGATCGATGTGCCGGTGCAGGTCCGCCACGATAACGCCCTGGCCCGGCCCCTGCGGGACTATGGGCCGCGGGACCGGGTGGACGTGGTGGTGACGAACCCGCCGTTCGGGGGGATGGAGGAGGACGGGATCGAGAGCAATTTCCCGTCTGCGTTCCAGACGCGGGAGACGGCGGACCTGTTCCTGGTGCTGATCGCTCACCTGCTGAAGGACGGGGGGCGGGCGGCGATTGTGCTGCCGGACGGGACGCTCTTTGGCGAGGGCGTGAAGACGCGGGTGAAGGAGAAGCTCCTTTCGGAGTGCAACCTGCATACGATCGTGCGTCTGCCGAACGGGGTGTTCAACCCTTATACGGGGATCAGGACGAACCTGCTCTTCTTTACGAAGGGGGAGCCGACGCGGGAGGTCTGGTACTACGAGCACCCGTATCCCGAGGGCTATAAGTCGTACTCGAAGACGAAGCCGATCAGGATCGAGGAGTTCGAGGCGGAGAAGGCGTGGTGGGAGCACCGGGAGGAGAACGAGCACGCCTGGCGGGTGCCGATCGCCGAGATCGTGCGGAACAACTACAACCTGGATATCAAGAACCCGAATACGCCGGTGGAGGAGAACGGTGACCCGGTGAAACTGCTCGCCCGCTACCGGGCGGTGTCGGCGGCGGTGGAGGAGACGAGAGAGAAACTTAAGGAGGAACTGACCCAATCACTCATGCGGGCGGAGTGA
- the hsdR gene encoding EcoAI/FtnUII family type I restriction enzme subunit R, whose product MVTADKKSLSEQDIRTRYITPAIRNGGWNFATQVREEVNITRGQVLVQGAKARRGTRKFADYVLYYKPNLPLAVVEAKDNNHDIGDGMQQALEYAAMLDAPFVFSSNGDGFLIHDRTHTSAKIERELGLDEFPSPAILWERYCAWKGLDADQKRLITQDYYVDSSGKVPRYYQIAAINRMVEAIAKGQDRILLVMATGTGKTYTAFQIIWRLWKAGTKKRILFLADRNILVDQTRTNDFKPFGTAMTKIQNRSVDKSYEVYLALYQAVTGEEEWKDIYRQFSPDFFDLVVVDECHRGSAAEDSAWREVLDYFASATQIGMTATPKETKYISNIHYFGEPVYTYSLKQGIEDGFLAPFRVIRVDLDKDLEGWRPEPGQRDRYGNEIEDREFNLTDYDRSLVLERRTEVVAGRVAAFLRATNPYDKTIVFCENINHAERMRQGLVNALPEFVAKSHRYVMRITGDSVDGKAELDNFIMPESRYPVIATTSRLLGTGVDVQTCKLIVIDRRIASMTEFKQIIGRGTRINEDFGKNYFTIMDFRRATEHFSDPEWDGPPLPDEEFEPGHVPTTRDTEQDRPKGKRYVVHDVEVGVVAERVQYYGADGRLITESLKDYTRRAVAKQYASLDEFLTSWTGAERKMAVVQELEDRGVLFEALAEEVGGEFDPFDLICHVAFDRPPLSRRERAERVKKASYFARYGEQARAVLDAILEKYADEGLADVESMEVLRVDPISRIGTPVEIVNGIFGGKERYLAAIRRLETCLYGAEC is encoded by the coding sequence ATGGTGACCGCCGATAAAAAATCGCTAAGCGAACAGGATATCCGGACCAGATATATCACGCCGGCGATCCGCAACGGCGGCTGGAACTTTGCGACACAGGTCAGGGAAGAGGTGAACATCACCAGGGGCCAGGTCCTCGTCCAGGGGGCGAAGGCACGCAGGGGGACGCGGAAATTCGCCGACTATGTCCTCTATTACAAACCGAACCTCCCCCTCGCCGTTGTCGAGGCGAAGGACAACAACCACGATATCGGCGATGGCATGCAGCAGGCCCTCGAATACGCCGCCATGCTCGACGCCCCCTTCGTCTTCAGTTCGAACGGCGACGGCTTCCTGATACACGACCGGACCCATACGTCCGCGAAGATCGAGCGGGAACTCGGGCTTGACGAGTTTCCCTCGCCTGCAATCCTCTGGGAGCGCTACTGTGCGTGGAAGGGGCTGGACGCCGACCAGAAACGGCTCATCACCCAGGACTATTATGTCGACAGTTCGGGTAAGGTGCCCCGCTACTACCAGATCGCAGCGATCAACCGGATGGTCGAGGCGATCGCAAAGGGGCAGGACCGGATCCTCCTGGTGATGGCCACCGGCACCGGGAAGACCTATACGGCGTTCCAGATCATCTGGCGGCTCTGGAAGGCGGGCACGAAGAAGCGGATCCTCTTCCTCGCCGACAGGAATATCCTCGTCGACCAGACGAGGACGAACGATTTCAAGCCGTTCGGGACGGCGATGACAAAGATCCAGAACCGTTCGGTGGACAAGAGTTACGAGGTCTACCTTGCCCTCTACCAGGCGGTCACCGGCGAGGAGGAGTGGAAGGACATCTACCGGCAGTTCTCGCCGGACTTTTTCGACCTGGTGGTGGTGGACGAGTGCCACCGCGGGAGCGCGGCCGAGGACTCGGCGTGGCGGGAGGTGCTGGACTACTTCGCCTCGGCGACCCAGATCGGGATGACGGCGACGCCGAAGGAGACGAAGTACATCTCCAATATCCACTATTTCGGCGAGCCGGTCTATACGTATTCCCTGAAGCAGGGGATCGAAGACGGTTTCCTCGCCCCGTTCCGGGTGATCCGGGTCGATCTTGACAAGGATCTCGAAGGGTGGCGGCCCGAACCGGGCCAGCGGGACCGCTACGGGAACGAGATCGAGGACCGGGAGTTCAACCTGACCGACTACGACCGGAGCCTGGTGCTGGAGCGGCGGACCGAGGTGGTCGCCGGGCGGGTGGCGGCGTTCCTCCGGGCCACGAACCCGTACGACAAGACGATCGTCTTCTGCGAGAATATCAATCACGCCGAGCGGATGCGGCAGGGCCTGGTGAACGCCCTGCCGGAGTTTGTGGCGAAGAGTCACCGCTATGTGATGCGGATCACCGGGGATTCGGTCGACGGGAAGGCGGAACTGGACAATTTCATCATGCCGGAGAGCCGGTACCCGGTGATTGCGACGACGTCGCGGCTGCTCGGGACCGGGGTGGACGTGCAGACCTGCAAACTGATCGTGATCGATCGAAGGATCGCTTCGATGACGGAGTTCAAGCAGATCATCGGGCGGGGGACGCGGATCAACGAGGATTTCGGGAAGAACTATTTCACGATCATGGACTTCCGCCGGGCGACCGAGCATTTCTCCGATCCCGAGTGGGACGGGCCGCCGCTGCCCGATGAGGAGTTCGAGCCGGGGCATGTGCCCACGACGCGGGATACCGAACAGGACCGCCCGAAAGGGAAACGCTATGTGGTTCATGATGTCGAGGTGGGCGTGGTGGCCGAGCGGGTGCAGTACTATGGTGCGGACGGGCGGCTGATCACCGAGTCGCTGAAGGACTATACGAGGCGGGCGGTGGCGAAACAGTATGCCTCGCTGGACGAGTTCCTGACCTCCTGGACGGGGGCCGAGCGGAAGATGGCGGTGGTGCAGGAACTGGAGGACCGGGGCGTGCTCTTCGAGGCGCTTGCCGAGGAGGTGGGCGGGGAGTTCGATCCCTTCGATCTGATCTGCCATGTGGCCTTTGACCGGCCGCCGTTGTCCCGGCGGGAACGGGCGGAGCGGGTGAAGAAGGCGTCGTATTTCGCCCGGTATGGGGAGCAGGCGAGGGCGGTGCTCGACGCCATCCTGGAGAAGTACGCCGACGAGGGGCTGGCCGACGTGGAGAGCATGGAGGTGCTGCGGGTTGACCCGATCAGCCGGATCGGGACGCCGGTGGAGATCGTGAACGGGATCTTCGGCGGGAAGGAGCGCTACCTTGCGGCGATCCGGCGGCTTGAGACCTGCCTGTACGGGGCCGAGTGCTAA
- a CDS encoding EVE domain-containing protein encodes MTRWLAISNRTNSDVTIRKQIWGVPKRSINQISKTKPGDTLLVYVGQQVIDRDTTLPPAITGCFEITSEVYEDEKPIFTAPPKLGKEVFPLRIKLKTVQVFDPPLEFKPLIPRLQFITNKKQWSGHIRGQAMRAIPEEDFALIMTHSHS; translated from the coding sequence ATGACCCGCTGGCTCGCCATCTCCAACCGCACAAACTCCGACGTCACAATACGAAAGCAGATCTGGGGCGTCCCGAAACGCTCCATCAACCAGATCAGCAAGACAAAGCCCGGCGACACCCTCCTCGTCTATGTCGGGCAGCAGGTGATCGACAGGGATACCACCCTCCCCCCGGCGATCACCGGGTGCTTCGAGATCACCTCGGAGGTCTATGAAGACGAAAAACCGATCTTCACCGCCCCGCCCAAACTCGGGAAGGAGGTCTTCCCCCTGCGGATTAAATTGAAGACGGTTCAGGTCTTCGACCCGCCCCTGGAGTTCAAGCCCCTGATCCCGCGGTTGCAGTTCATCACCAACAAAAAGCAGTGGTCCGGACACATCAGGGGGCAGGCGATGCGGGCGATCCCGGAGGAGGACTTTGCCTTGATAATGACACATTCGCATTCTTGA